In Gossypium arboreum isolate Shixiya-1 chromosome 5, ASM2569848v2, whole genome shotgun sequence, a single genomic region encodes these proteins:
- the LOC108454378 gene encoding GDSL esterase/lipase At1g28610-like translates to MATSSSCSSLKQHFLVFLIVIISSIINSPVNGCFTSIFSFGDSLTDTGNLLQISLSDSTKPPHSAFLPYGRTFFHHPTGRFCDGRLVIDFLAEALGFSFLPPFYGPQSGKWEKFQKGANFAVASATALNSSFLAEQGIHSVSTNISLGVEVNSFKHLLPSLCSSSSNCKELLRNSLIVMGEIGGNDYNHAFMQGKHIENIRKLVPLVVDIISSSINELIELGAVTFLVPGNFPIGCSPSLLTKFHGSEKDQYDPLTGCLTWLNQFSQHHNELLRKELENIRNLHPQINIIYVDYYKAAMRFYHSPKQFGFKETLKACCGIGGLYNYDPLIYCGYPPLKQSCNDPSSYISWDGIHYTEVVNKWLVHTAFEELMSTIPSLGSLRPSSTVNKLRILYPMFGV, encoded by the exons ATGGCTACTTCTTCATCATGTTCCTCGTTGAAACAACACTTCCTTGTGTTTCTCATTGTAATAATAAGCAGCATTATTAATTCACCAGTAAATGGATGTTTCACATCGATTTTCAGCTTTGGTGATTCATTAACTGATACAGGCAACTTGCTTCAGATTTCACTTTCAGATTCCACCAAACCTCCTCATTCTGCTTTTCTTCCCTATGGCCGCACCTTCTTTCACCATCCCACCGGTCGGTTCTGCGATGGCCGCTTGGTTATAGATTTCCTCG CTGAAGCTTTGGGATTTTCCTTTTTACCACCATTTTATGGACCTCAAAGTGGAAAATGGGAGAAATTCCAAAAGGGAGCGAATTTTGCAGTGGCTAGTGCTACTGCACTGAATTCGTCGTTTCTTGCTGAACAAGGAATCCATAGTGTCTCCACCAACATTTCTTTGGGAGTTGAAGTGAATTCCTTCAAACATTTATTGCCATCtctttgctcatcttcttcaa ATTGCAAAGAGCTCCTAAGGAACTCCTTGATTGTGATGGGAGAGATTGGAGGAAATGACTACAATCATGCATTCATGCAAGGGAAACACATTGAGAATATCCGAAAACTTGTCCCTCTTGTTGTTGATATCATATCTTCATCAATCAAT GAGTTGATCGAGTTAGGAGCAGTGACATTTTTGGTCCCTGGAAACTTTCCTATTGGATGCTCCCCATCTTTGCTGACAAAATTTCATGGTTCAGAAAAGGATCAATATGATCCCTTAACTGGTTGTCTAACATGGTTGAACCAATTCTCTCAACACCACAATGAATTACTTCGAAAAGAACTCGAAAATATCCGAAACCTTCATCCCCAAATCAACATTATTTATGTTGATTATTACAAAGCTGCAATGCGGTTTTACCATTCTCCAAAACAATTTG GATTTAAAGAAACTTTGAAGGCATGTTGTGGAATTGGAGGTCTTTATAATTACGATCCGTTGATATATTGTGGTTATCCGCCATTAAAACAAAGCTGCAATGACCCTTCTTCGTATATTAGCTGGGATGGGATTCATTATACAGAAGTTGTCAACAAATGGCTTGTCCATACTGCATTTGAAGAATTGATGAGCACCATTCCTAGTTTAGGGAGCTTGCGTCCCTCATCTACCGTAAACAAACTGAGAATTTTATATCCAATGTTTGGGGTCTAA
- the LOC108454379 gene encoding GDSL esterase/lipase At1g28570-like, with the protein MATSSSCSSLKQHFLVFLIVIIRSIINSPVNGCFTSIFSFGDSLTDTGNLLEISISESTKTPHSAFLPYGRTFFHHPTGRFCDGRLVIDFLAETLGFSFLPPFYGSKSGKWEKFQKGANFAVASATTLNSSFLAEQGIHSVSTNISLGVEVNSFKHLLPSLCSSSSNCKELLRKSLIVMGEIGGNDYNHAFKQGKDIDNIQRLLPLVVDIISSSINELIELGAVTFLVPGNFPIGCSPSLLTKFHGSEKDQYEPLTGCLTWLNQFSQHHNELLRKELENIRNVHPQINIIYVDYYKAAIPFYQSPKKFGFKETLKACCGIGGLYNYDPLIYCGYPPLKQCCNDPSSYISWDGIHYTEVVNKRLAHTVFEELMNTIPRLRSLCPSSTVNKLRILYPMFGV; encoded by the exons ATGGCTACTTCTTCATCATGTTCCTCGTTGAAACAACACTTCCTTGTATTTCTCATTGTAATAATAAGAAGCATTATTAATTCACCAGTAAATGGATGTTTCACATCGATTTTCAGCTTTGGTGATTCATTAACTGATACAGGCAATTTACTTGAGATTTCAATTTCAGAATCCACCAAAACTCCTCATTCTGCTTTTCTTCCCTATGGCCGCACCTTCTTTCACCATCCCACCGGTCGATTCTGCGATGGCCGCTTGGTTATAGATTTCCTCG CTGAAACTTTGGGATTTTCCTTTTTACCACCATTTTATGGATCTAAAAGTGGAAAATGGGAGAAATTCCAAAAGGGAGCGAATTTTGCAGTGGCGAGTGCTACTACACTGAATTCGTCGTTTCTTGCTGAACAAGGAATCCACAGTGTCTCCACCAACATTTCTTTGGGAGTTGAAGTGAATTCCTTCAAACATTTATTGCCATCtctttgctcatcttcttcaa ATTGCAAAGAGCTCCTAAGGAAGTCCTTGATTGTGATGGGAGAGATTGGAGGAAATGATTACAATCATGCattcaagcaagggaaagacatTGATAATATCCAACGACTTCTCCCTCTTGTTGTTGACATCATATCTTCATCAATCAAT GAGTTGATCGAGTTAGGGGCAGTGACATTTTTGGTCCCCGGAAACTTTCCTATTGGATGCTCCCCATCTTTGCTGACAAAATTTCATGGTTCAGAAAAGGATCAATATGAACCCTTAACTGGTTGTCTAACATGGTTGAACCAATTCTCTCAACACCACAATGAATTACTTCGAAAAGAACTCGAAAACATCCGAAACGTTCATCCCCAAATCAACATTATTTATGTTGATTATTACAAAGCTGCAATACCGTTTTACCAGTCTCCAAAAAAATTTG GATTTAAAGAAACTTTGAAGGCATGTTGTGGAATTGGAGGTCTTTATAATTACGATCCGTTGATATATTGTGGTTATCCGCCATTAAAACAATGCTGCAACGACCCTTCTTCGTATATTAGCTGGGATGGGATTCATTATACAGAAGTTGTCAACAAACGGCTTGCCCATACTGTATTTGAAGAATTGATGAACACCATTCCTAGATTAAGGAGCTTGTGTCCCTCATCCACCGTAAACAAACTGAGAATTCTATATCCAATGTTTGGGGTCTAA